One Glutamicibacter halophytocola DNA segment encodes these proteins:
- a CDS encoding MFS transporter: MNTATTRNALLPALVFAALATAIVSSLGMLLVPSIAAQFNVDVATAQWMLTVNLLAGAVATPILGRLSDGPHKKRLLLLSLGIMFIGSVLAAAAQNFELFLIGRALQGLSYGIVPITISIARRYVEQGKIQPAISTLSVTVASGIGIGYPLTGIIAGLFDYSFAFWFGAAFVLATIIVVWKVVPAGPDSQAESRPFDYLGTLLLTLGLGSLLLAISEGPKWGWGSMPILALLIFASIILAVWVLVENKLEHPLINLRTLKQGEVLLANISAIALGAALYIGMSVSSLVAQADESTGYGLALPVFWAGFVIFPLSVGSFAANRIVRTLAKKVGIQIMLPIGAIIMSLAGTLLWLLHSELWEILISMLVFGLGMGASYAAMPALIARSVAVKELGSSVSFNQVLRTVGSSFGTAISSAILATHAGLNGEATPSGINMTFMLGAVLCIALGAALLVNSAIRTSRTTYSAPLRVD; this comes from the coding sequence ATGAACACCGCAACCACGCGCAACGCGCTGCTTCCCGCACTGGTCTTTGCCGCGTTGGCCACCGCCATCGTTTCCTCCTTGGGCATGCTGCTGGTCCCCTCGATTGCTGCCCAATTCAATGTCGACGTGGCTACCGCCCAGTGGATGCTCACGGTGAATTTGCTCGCCGGTGCGGTCGCTACGCCAATCCTGGGACGGCTGAGCGACGGTCCGCACAAAAAGCGGCTGCTGCTGCTTTCCCTGGGCATCATGTTCATCGGATCGGTGCTGGCCGCCGCGGCGCAGAACTTTGAATTATTCTTGATCGGCCGGGCCCTGCAGGGCCTGTCCTACGGCATCGTTCCCATAACGATCTCCATCGCTCGCCGCTATGTAGAACAGGGCAAGATCCAGCCAGCCATATCTACGCTCTCGGTCACGGTCGCCTCGGGAATCGGCATTGGCTACCCGCTGACCGGAATCATTGCCGGGCTTTTCGACTACAGTTTTGCCTTCTGGTTTGGCGCAGCCTTTGTGCTGGCAACCATCATCGTGGTCTGGAAAGTCGTCCCGGCCGGTCCCGATTCGCAAGCCGAATCCCGCCCCTTTGATTACCTGGGCACCCTGCTGCTGACCCTCGGGCTGGGCTCCTTGCTGCTCGCCATCTCGGAAGGCCCCAAGTGGGGCTGGGGCTCGATGCCGATCCTGGCATTGCTCATCTTTGCCTCCATCATCTTGGCGGTGTGGGTCCTGGTCGAAAACAAGTTGGAACATCCGCTGATCAACCTCCGCACGCTCAAGCAGGGCGAAGTGCTCCTGGCCAATATCTCAGCCATTGCGCTCGGGGCAGCCCTGTACATCGGCATGTCCGTTTCATCCCTCGTTGCCCAGGCCGATGAATCCACCGGATACGGGCTGGCATTGCCCGTTTTCTGGGCCGGTTTTGTGATTTTCCCGCTCTCGGTAGGAAGCTTCGCGGCTAACAGGATCGTGCGCACCTTGGCCAAGAAGGTCGGCATTCAAATCATGTTGCCCATTGGCGCCATCATCATGTCCTTGGCTGGAACGCTGTTGTGGCTGCTGCATTCCGAGTTATGGGAGATCCTGATCAGCATGCTGGTCTTCGGCCTTGGCATGGGTGCCAGCTATGCAGCCATGCCGGCACTGATTGCGCGCAGCGTGGCCGTGAAGGAATTGGGCAGCTCGGTGAGCTTCAACCAGGTGCTGCGCACCGTCGGCTCCTCATTTGGCACCGCAATTTCCTCGGCCATCCTTGCCACCCATGCGGGTCTTAATGGCGAAGCCACCCCGAGCGGCATCAACATGACCTTCATGCTCGGAGCGGTACTGTGCATCGCGCTGGGGGCAGCGCTGCTGGTCAATTCCGCCATCCGCACATCGCGCACCACCTATTCGGCTCCGCTGCGCGTCGATTAG
- a CDS encoding 2-hydroxy-3-oxopropionate reductase, protein MSQNVAFIGLGIMGLPMAKNLVNAGFTVTGFNRSQKAIDDLVAAGGQGASSVAEAVKDADVVITMVPDSPDVEAVVTGEEGVFANAKAGALWVDNSSIRPDVSVHLAEAARAAGLRPLDAPVSGGEAGAIDGVLSIMVGGEPADFEAAQGVLNAVGKTIVLVGPSGSGQTVKAANQLIVAANIQALSEAVIFLEAYGVDTDAAIKVLGGGLAGSKVLDQKAQKILDREFAPGFRLALHNKDMGIVTSAAREAGVVLPLGALVAQLVTSTVASGDGALDHSGLFRGVQRLSGKVEAPVPA, encoded by the coding sequence ATGTCGCAGAACGTTGCATTCATCGGCCTTGGCATCATGGGCCTGCCGATGGCGAAGAACCTGGTCAACGCCGGCTTCACCGTCACCGGTTTCAACCGCAGCCAGAAGGCCATCGACGACCTGGTCGCCGCCGGCGGGCAGGGCGCCAGCTCGGTCGCCGAAGCCGTCAAGGACGCCGACGTGGTGATCACCATGGTTCCGGACTCCCCGGATGTCGAAGCCGTGGTCACCGGCGAGGAAGGCGTCTTCGCCAACGCCAAGGCCGGCGCCCTGTGGGTCGACAACTCCTCGATCCGCCCGGATGTTTCGGTGCATCTAGCCGAGGCGGCCCGCGCCGCCGGGCTGCGCCCGCTCGATGCCCCGGTTTCCGGCGGCGAAGCTGGAGCCATCGACGGCGTGCTGTCCATCATGGTCGGCGGCGAGCCGGCAGACTTCGAGGCCGCCCAGGGCGTGCTCAACGCCGTGGGCAAGACCATCGTGCTGGTGGGCCCCTCGGGCTCGGGCCAGACCGTAAAGGCCGCCAACCAGCTGATCGTTGCCGCCAACATCCAGGCGCTGAGCGAAGCCGTCATCTTCCTCGAAGCCTATGGCGTTGATACCGATGCAGCCATCAAGGTCCTCGGCGGCGGCCTGGCCGGCTCCAAGGTCCTTGACCAGAAGGCCCAGAAGATCCTGGACCGCGAATTCGCCCCGGGCTTCCGCCTGGCCTTGCACAACAAGGACATGGGCATCGTGACCTCGGCCGCCCGCGAAGCCGGAGTGGTCCTGCCGCTGGGCGCACTCGTAGCCCAGCTGGTCACCTCCACCGTGGCCTCCGGCGACGGAGCGCTTGACCACTCGGGCCTCTTCCGCGGCGTGCAGCGCCTTTCCGGCAAGGTCGAAGCCCCGGTTCCTGCCTAG
- a CDS encoding NCS1 family nucleobase:cation symporter-1: MRQDISEPSSAEPHTAQRTSQGIDHSNPHELSPSLYNQDLAPTTRKGRSWNAYSIFTLWANDVHSLGNYAFAIGLFALGMSAGQILGALAIGALLLFALLTLSGFMGEKTGVPFPVMSRIAFGITGAQIPALVRGAVAIAWFGIQTYLASQVLSVMVIAVAPAAAGLEDSSFLGLNTLGWICFVALWAIQLVIVSYGMEMIRKYEAFAGPVILVTFLALAIWMLIESGFNVSWSTGETKTGGAMWAAMFGAAALWVSIYGTFVLNFCDFTRGAQTKKSIVKGNFFGIPLNMLFFGAIVVVLTGTQFSINGKVITSPSDVVGAIPNTLLLLLASAALLVLTIAVNLMANFVAPTYALTNLFPKKLNFRSAAMISGVIGLLILPWNLYNSPEIINYFLGGLGALLGPLFGIIMADYWLIRKARINVMDLYRAHPEGTYYFTRGVNYRAVGALVISSAIALVLAFVPALHVVGSFAWFLGSGAGALAYLALAKRQHDLTDIDGEPIAVAPTH, translated from the coding sequence ATGAGGCAAGATATTTCGGAGCCCAGCTCCGCAGAACCACATACGGCGCAGAGAACCAGCCAGGGAATCGATCATTCCAACCCCCACGAGCTCAGCCCCAGCCTGTACAACCAGGATCTGGCGCCAACCACCCGCAAGGGACGCTCGTGGAATGCCTACAGCATCTTCACCCTGTGGGCCAACGACGTGCACTCGCTGGGAAATTACGCTTTCGCTATCGGGCTTTTCGCCCTGGGCATGAGCGCCGGGCAAATCCTGGGCGCACTGGCCATCGGCGCGCTCCTGCTCTTTGCCCTGCTGACCCTTTCGGGCTTCATGGGCGAAAAGACAGGCGTCCCGTTCCCGGTAATGAGCCGCATCGCCTTCGGAATCACCGGAGCCCAAATCCCGGCCCTGGTCCGTGGCGCGGTAGCCATCGCCTGGTTCGGCATCCAGACCTATCTGGCATCCCAGGTCCTTTCGGTCATGGTGATCGCCGTGGCTCCCGCGGCAGCAGGCCTGGAGGATTCCAGCTTCCTGGGCCTGAACACCCTGGGATGGATCTGCTTCGTGGCCCTTTGGGCCATCCAGCTGGTCATCGTCAGCTACGGCATGGAGATGATCCGCAAATACGAAGCCTTCGCCGGCCCGGTGATCCTGGTGACCTTCTTGGCCCTGGCCATCTGGATGCTCATCGAATCGGGCTTCAACGTCTCATGGAGCACCGGTGAAACCAAGACCGGTGGCGCAATGTGGGCGGCAATGTTCGGCGCCGCCGCCCTTTGGGTCTCCATCTATGGCACCTTCGTCCTGAACTTCTGCGACTTCACCCGCGGGGCACAGACCAAGAAATCCATCGTCAAGGGCAACTTCTTCGGCATCCCATTGAACATGCTCTTCTTCGGAGCCATCGTCGTGGTCCTCACCGGAACGCAGTTCTCCATCAACGGCAAGGTCATCACCTCGCCGTCGGATGTTGTCGGAGCGATTCCCAACACCTTGCTGCTGCTTCTCGCCTCCGCCGCACTCTTGGTCCTGACCATCGCGGTGAACCTGATGGCGAACTTCGTAGCTCCCACCTACGCGCTGACCAACCTCTTCCCGAAGAAACTGAACTTCCGCAGCGCCGCGATGATTTCAGGCGTTATCGGACTGTTGATTTTGCCGTGGAATCTCTACAACTCCCCGGAAATCATCAACTACTTCCTCGGCGGCCTAGGCGCCTTGCTCGGCCCGCTCTTCGGCATCATCATGGCCGACTACTGGCTGATCCGCAAAGCGCGGATCAACGTCATGGACCTGTACCGCGCCCACCCCGAAGGCACCTACTACTTCACCCGTGGCGTGAACTATCGCGCTGTTGGCGCTTTGGTGATCAGCTCAGCCATCGCACTGGTGCTGGCCTTCGTTCCGGCGCTGCACGTTGTCGGATCCTTCGCCTGGTTCCTCGGTTCCGGCGCCGGCGCGCTCGCCTACCTTGCCCTGGCCAAGCGCCAGCATGACCTGACCGACATCGACGGCGAGCCAATCGCCGTGGCTCCAACCCACTAG
- a CDS encoding hydroxypyruvate isomerase family protein has product MSYTLNCSILLTELPLLERAEAARQAGFDSVEFWWPFAEAVPADQEVDKFIASIKNAGVQLDGLNFFAGNMPAGDRGLVSWKGRCGEFKDNVAVVAAIGEATGCTSFNALYGNRLADYTPEEQDELGLKNLLVATEGVAKIGGTVLIEPVSGTEAYPLKTAADALEIVDAVKAEGKSNIALLADFYHMAVNGDDVAAVIEAHAKDFGHIQIADAPGRGAPGTGDLPLFDWINRSRELGYTGKVALEYKQDQATAFEWLKTASANA; this is encoded by the coding sequence GTGTCCTACACTCTGAATTGCTCGATTCTTCTTACTGAATTGCCTCTGCTGGAGCGCGCTGAAGCGGCACGCCAGGCAGGGTTCGACAGTGTCGAATTCTGGTGGCCATTTGCCGAAGCGGTGCCAGCGGATCAGGAAGTCGACAAATTTATCGCCTCGATCAAGAACGCAGGCGTCCAGCTCGACGGACTGAACTTCTTCGCAGGCAATATGCCCGCCGGCGACCGCGGCCTGGTGTCCTGGAAGGGACGCTGCGGCGAGTTCAAGGACAATGTCGCCGTCGTGGCCGCCATCGGCGAAGCCACCGGTTGCACCTCCTTCAACGCCCTGTACGGCAACCGCCTTGCGGACTACACCCCCGAGGAACAGGATGAGCTGGGCCTGAAGAACCTGCTCGTGGCCACCGAAGGCGTCGCCAAGATCGGCGGCACCGTGCTGATCGAGCCGGTCTCCGGCACCGAGGCCTACCCGCTGAAGACCGCCGCCGATGCGCTGGAGATCGTCGACGCCGTCAAGGCAGAAGGCAAGAGCAATATCGCCCTGCTTGCCGATTTCTACCACATGGCCGTCAACGGCGACGATGTCGCCGCCGTGATCGAGGCCCACGCCAAGGACTTCGGCCACATCCAGATCGCCGACGCACCGGGCCGCGGAGCCCCGGGCACCGGGGACCTGCCGCTATTCGACTGGATCAACCGCTCGCGCGAGCTGGGCTACACCGGCAAGGTCGCCCTGGAATACAAGCAGGATCAGGCCACCGCCTTCGAGTGGCTCAAGACCGCCTCCGCCAACGCCTAA
- a CDS encoding antibiotic biosynthesis monooxygenase family protein, with the protein MSIVVINALSVPAQAGEELEKRFAARKQSVDSSPGFEGFKLLRPVSGEDRYFVYTQWATREDFENWRDQRSGAAHAGSEGKKPVAQGADLMEFEIVEL; encoded by the coding sequence ATGTCGATTGTCGTCATCAATGCACTGTCGGTTCCTGCGCAGGCCGGAGAAGAGCTGGAAAAGCGCTTCGCTGCACGCAAGCAGTCGGTAGACTCCTCGCCAGGTTTTGAAGGGTTCAAGCTGCTTCGCCCGGTCAGCGGCGAGGACCGCTATTTCGTATATACGCAGTGGGCCACACGCGAGGACTTCGAGAACTGGCGAGACCAGCGTTCGGGCGCCGCCCACGCCGGCAGCGAGGGCAAGAAGCCTGTAGCGCAGGGCGCGGATTTGATGGAGTTCGAGATCGTAGAACTCTAA
- a CDS encoding ASCH domain-containing protein produces MTENTVQELPPVNGQAAATMWADYLVSRDISEDQAPHHVAESFGDHPALADELLNEILHGTKRATSSLASDYAYYGERVPQPEDHCIICNGAGEPRAILRIISVERASFFEVDEQFAAAEGEGDLSLAYWRREHEKFWRRTQKSIGREWSPEDTQAPGGELILERFEICWPEEYAG; encoded by the coding sequence ATGACCGAAAATACCGTTCAAGAACTTCCACCGGTTAATGGCCAAGCGGCTGCAACCATGTGGGCTGATTACCTGGTTAGCCGAGATATCAGCGAGGACCAGGCCCCGCATCATGTCGCCGAGTCCTTCGGCGATCACCCGGCGCTGGCCGATGAGCTGTTGAACGAGATTCTGCATGGAACCAAGAGGGCCACGTCATCGCTGGCCAGCGACTATGCCTATTATGGCGAGCGCGTTCCGCAGCCGGAAGACCACTGCATCATCTGCAACGGGGCGGGGGAGCCCCGGGCAATCTTGCGGATTATCAGCGTGGAGCGTGCCAGCTTCTTCGAAGTTGATGAGCAGTTCGCTGCTGCTGAGGGCGAAGGGGATTTGAGCCTGGCCTACTGGAGGCGTGAGCACGAGAAATTCTGGCGCCGCACGCAAAAATCCATTGGCCGCGAGTGGTCCCCGGAAGATACCCAAGCACCTGGCGGCGAACTGATCCTGGAAAGATTCGAGATCTGCTGGCCCGAAGAGTACGCCGGCTAG
- the gcl gene encoding glyoxylate carboligase, which yields MPKMRAVDAIVQILEKEGATEAFGLPGAAINPLYSAMKDHGGIRHTLHRHVEGASHAADGYSRATGKIGLCLGTSGPAGTDMITGLYAAIADSIPMLCITGQAPTSVLHKEDFQAVDIESIAKPVTKYASTILEPGLVPGTFAKAFQIMRSSRPGPVLLDLPINVQMAEIDFDIDAYEPLPVDKPKATRGQAEKIVDLLLTGKKPLIIAGGGVINANASDKLVELAEELNIPVSPTLMGWGAIPDDHRLQAGMVGIQTHTKYGNATFLESDVVLGLGNRWANRHTGALDVYRAGRKFIHVDIEPTQIGRVFSPDLGITSDAAAAIDAILEVVRERKAAGALPDYSAWADSAAARKGTEHRKTNFDNIPIKPQRVYQEMNAAFDRDTTYVSTIGLSQIAGAQMLHVFGPRRWINAGQAGPLGWTGPAALGVVRGKPGKKVVALSGDYDFQFMIEELAVGAQFKLPYVHVVVNNSYLGLIRQSQRGFEMDYHVQLGFDNINSPETNGYGVDHVKVAEGLGCKAVRVEDPAKLADGFAEAQRLAEEFQVPVVVEVILEKVTNIAMGAALDAVNEFEDLALTAEDAPTALVPLGANVTVSA from the coding sequence ATGCCAAAGATGCGCGCAGTAGATGCCATCGTACAGATCCTGGAAAAAGAGGGTGCCACCGAGGCCTTCGGCCTGCCAGGAGCAGCCATCAATCCGCTGTACTCGGCCATGAAGGACCACGGCGGAATCCGCCACACCCTGCACCGCCACGTCGAAGGTGCATCGCATGCGGCCGACGGCTACTCGCGGGCCACCGGAAAGATCGGCCTGTGCCTGGGCACGTCGGGCCCGGCCGGCACCGACATGATCACCGGCCTGTATGCCGCGATCGCCGATTCCATCCCGATGCTGTGCATCACCGGGCAGGCGCCGACCAGCGTGCTGCACAAGGAGGACTTCCAGGCCGTGGACATCGAGTCCATCGCCAAGCCGGTCACCAAGTACGCCTCGACCATCCTGGAGCCAGGGCTGGTGCCGGGCACCTTCGCCAAGGCCTTCCAGATCATGCGCTCCTCGCGTCCCGGCCCGGTGCTGCTGGATTTGCCGATCAACGTGCAGATGGCAGAGATCGACTTCGACATCGACGCCTACGAGCCATTGCCGGTGGACAAGCCGAAGGCCACCCGCGGCCAGGCGGAGAAGATCGTCGACCTGCTGCTGACAGGCAAGAAGCCGCTGATCATCGCCGGTGGCGGCGTGATCAACGCCAATGCCTCGGACAAGCTCGTTGAGCTGGCTGAAGAGCTGAACATCCCGGTTTCCCCGACCCTGATGGGCTGGGGCGCCATCCCGGATGACCACCGCCTGCAGGCCGGCATGGTCGGCATCCAGACCCACACCAAGTACGGCAACGCCACCTTCCTGGAATCCGACGTGGTGCTGGGCTTGGGCAACCGCTGGGCCAACCGCCACACCGGCGCCCTGGACGTGTACCGCGCGGGACGCAAGTTCATCCACGTGGACATCGAGCCGACCCAGATCGGCCGCGTCTTCTCGCCGGATCTGGGGATTACCTCGGATGCGGCCGCCGCGATCGACGCCATCCTGGAGGTGGTGCGCGAGCGCAAGGCCGCAGGCGCCCTGCCTGACTACAGCGCGTGGGCCGACTCGGCCGCCGCACGCAAGGGCACCGAGCACCGCAAGACCAACTTCGATAACATCCCGATCAAGCCGCAGCGCGTGTACCAGGAAATGAACGCGGCCTTCGACCGCGACACCACCTATGTGTCCACCATCGGCCTGTCGCAGATCGCCGGCGCGCAGATGCTACACGTCTTCGGCCCTCGCCGCTGGATCAACGCGGGACAGGCCGGACCGCTGGGCTGGACCGGTCCGGCTGCGCTGGGCGTGGTTCGCGGCAAGCCAGGGAAGAAGGTTGTCGCCCTCTCCGGAGACTACGACTTCCAGTTCATGATCGAAGAGCTGGCCGTGGGCGCGCAGTTCAAGCTGCCGTATGTGCACGTCGTGGTGAACAACTCCTACCTGGGCCTGATCCGCCAGTCGCAGCGCGGCTTCGAGATGGATTACCACGTGCAGCTGGGCTTCGATAACATCAACTCCCCGGAAACCAACGGCTACGGCGTGGACCACGTCAAGGTCGCCGAAGGCCTGGGCTGCAAGGCGGTGCGCGTCGAGGATCCTGCCAAGCTGGCCGACGGGTTCGCCGAGGCACAGCGCCTGGCCGAAGAGTTCCAGGTGCCAGTGGTTGTCGAGGTCATCCTGGAGAAGGTCACCAACATCGCCATGGGTGCAGCCTTGGATGCTGTGAACGAGTTTGAAGATCTGGCATTGACCGCCGAGGATGCACCAACCGCGTTGGTGCCGCTCGGCGCAAATGTCACCGTGAGTGCCTAA
- a CDS encoding universal stress protein, with product MAILACFSDTPAGKAAIRRALAEAHKAQDSLLIANLDREPISEKSLGIDMNALLDFGVPLQILPQAGTVHDPADFVLQAEQDHQVSLIVLGLRKRSRVGKLLMGSIAQRILIEADCPVLAVKAQN from the coding sequence ATGGCAATCCTCGCTTGTTTCAGCGATACCCCCGCGGGCAAGGCGGCCATCCGGCGGGCGCTGGCCGAAGCCCACAAGGCCCAGGACTCGTTGTTGATCGCGAATCTCGACCGGGAACCGATTTCCGAGAAGAGTCTTGGCATCGATATGAATGCCCTGCTGGATTTCGGGGTTCCACTGCAGATCCTGCCGCAGGCGGGCACCGTGCATGATCCGGCCGACTTCGTGCTCCAGGCCGAGCAGGATCACCAGGTTTCCCTGATCGTGCTGGGGCTGCGCAAGCGCTCCCGGGTGGGAAAGCTATTGATGGGAAGCATCGCCCAGCGCATCCTGATCGAGGCTGACTGCCCGGTGCTGGCGGTGAAGGCCCAGAACTGA
- a CDS encoding tripartite tricarboxylate transporter permease: MLDSALAALASLTDPGMLLMLLIGVISGLVMGLIPGLGGTAAVAILLPVTFGMEPASALALLIGALAVVHTSDTVSAVLLGAPGSASASVTMLDGYAMARKGQAKRALSLAFLSSMAGGIIGAIGLTLAIPLARPLVLSFASPELFMLTVLGVALAAVLSRGNVIKGLTAGLAGLLVGMIGTAPTTAEERFTFGSLFLGDGLSLVAVALGIFGLAEIASRASQRRGDKQSVEVTGGWGSGIREWLGHWSQVLRGGLIGIWAGVLPGVGATAGTWLAYGQAVATAKDKRKFGKGDPRGIVGPESANNSVEAGDLIPTFLFGIPGGVPSAMLLGMLLTYGIQPGPSIINEHLDLLYMIIWAFAIASVLGALFCFLTVRPLSSLTKVPFSILAAGLVVIMLLGSFQDGGQLGDLWVMLLLGVCGWVLKSTGFPRAPFLIGFVLAIPMERYYFLTDSLYEGFEWMLRPGTMVFIAILVLPILWNVFKWVRARRKLGADDDPKSDSAPDAEAPLKNSVWSLGAAAVLLVVFAGSLVLSSSYSPDAKLVPQLVGWVGVIMSLALLAIEIRTRKLAVAASNRISVDATAYLAGEAVIPAQAAVTHGGSGSPGQQATATGRSMAPAAPSGGPIKGLTGAAGTSGGTGWGPKWTSEAAFALRTFAWMGGFLVLTALLGYLAAISIFLPAFLLIVARAKLKTTIIYTAVFFALMLALPSLLPIDLPQGLLASWL; the protein is encoded by the coding sequence ATGCTTGATTCCGCACTGGCCGCATTGGCCTCGCTGACCGATCCGGGCATGCTGCTCATGCTGCTGATCGGAGTGATCTCGGGCCTTGTCATGGGCCTGATCCCGGGACTGGGCGGCACCGCAGCCGTCGCGATCCTGCTGCCCGTCACCTTCGGCATGGAGCCGGCCTCCGCGCTGGCCCTGTTGATCGGCGCACTGGCCGTGGTCCACACTTCGGACACCGTCTCGGCGGTGCTGCTCGGCGCGCCGGGCTCGGCCTCCGCGTCGGTCACCATGCTCGACGGCTACGCGATGGCCCGCAAGGGCCAGGCCAAACGGGCCCTGTCCCTGGCGTTCCTCTCCTCGATGGCCGGCGGCATCATCGGCGCCATCGGCCTGACCCTGGCCATCCCGCTGGCCCGCCCGCTGGTGCTCTCCTTCGCCAGCCCGGAGCTGTTCATGCTCACGGTGCTCGGCGTCGCACTGGCCGCGGTGCTCTCGCGCGGCAATGTGATCAAGGGGCTGACCGCTGGATTGGCCGGCCTGCTGGTGGGCATGATCGGCACCGCGCCGACCACCGCCGAGGAGCGCTTCACCTTCGGTTCGCTCTTCCTCGGTGACGGGTTGTCCCTGGTGGCCGTGGCCCTGGGCATTTTCGGCCTGGCCGAAATCGCCTCGCGCGCCAGCCAGCGCCGCGGCGACAAGCAGTCGGTGGAAGTCACCGGCGGCTGGGGCTCGGGCATCCGCGAATGGCTTGGCCACTGGTCGCAGGTCTTGCGCGGCGGGCTAATCGGCATCTGGGCCGGCGTGCTGCCCGGTGTGGGCGCCACCGCAGGCACCTGGCTGGCCTACGGCCAGGCCGTGGCCACCGCCAAGGACAAGCGCAAGTTCGGCAAGGGCGACCCGCGCGGGATCGTCGGCCCGGAAAGCGCCAACAACTCGGTGGAAGCCGGCGACCTGATCCCCACCTTCCTGTTCGGCATTCCAGGTGGCGTGCCTTCGGCCATGCTGCTGGGCATGCTGCTGACCTACGGCATCCAGCCCGGCCCGAGCATCATCAATGAGCACCTTGACCTGCTGTACATGATCATCTGGGCCTTCGCCATCGCTTCGGTGCTCGGTGCGCTGTTCTGCTTCCTGACCGTGCGCCCGCTCTCCTCGCTGACCAAGGTTCCCTTCTCCATCCTGGCTGCCGGCCTCGTGGTGATCATGCTGCTCGGTTCCTTCCAGGATGGCGGACAGCTCGGCGACCTGTGGGTCATGCTGCTGCTGGGCGTGTGCGGCTGGGTCTTGAAGTCCACCGGTTTCCCGCGGGCGCCCTTCTTGATCGGCTTCGTGCTGGCCATCCCGATGGAACGCTACTACTTCCTGACCGACAGCCTCTACGAAGGCTTCGAGTGGATGCTGCGCCCGGGAACCATGGTGTTCATCGCCATCCTGGTGCTGCCGATCCTGTGGAATGTGTTCAAGTGGGTGCGTGCCCGCCGCAAGCTGGGCGCGGATGACGACCCGAAGTCCGACAGCGCCCCGGATGCCGAGGCACCGCTGAAGAACTCGGTCTGGTCGCTGGGCGCGGCCGCCGTTCTGCTGGTGGTCTTCGCCGGTTCCCTGGTGCTCTCCTCCAGCTACTCCCCCGATGCCAAGCTGGTTCCGCAGCTGGTCGGCTGGGTCGGGGTCATCATGTCCCTGGCCTTGCTGGCCATCGAGATCCGCACCCGGAAGCTGGCCGTGGCTGCTTCAAACCGGATATCCGTTGATGCCACCGCATACCTGGCCGGCGAGGCGGTGATCCCCGCACAGGCCGCCGTAACCCACGGCGGATCGGGTTCCCCTGGCCAGCAAGCAACGGCCACCGGCCGGTCCATGGCTCCAGCGGCTCCTTCCGGTGGACCGATCAAGGGGTTGACGGGTGCCGCAGGCACGAGCGGCGGCACCGGGTGGGGCCCGAAGTGGACCAGCGAGGCTGCCTTCGCGCTGCGGACCTTCGCTTGGATGGGCGGCTTCCTCGTCCTGACCGCCCTGCTGGGCTACCTCGCGGCGATCTCGATCTTCCTTCCGGCCTTCTTGCTGATCGTGGCTCGCGCCAAGCTCAAGACCACCATCATCTACACCGCAGTGTTCTTCGCATTGATGCTGGCCCTCCCGTCCCTGCTACCCATCGATCTTCCCCAGGGCCTGCTGGCCTCGTGGCTCTGA
- a CDS encoding MarR family winged helix-turn-helix transcriptional regulator, whose amino-acid sequence MQFSPEHPDLPQLLFDALSPLLGIVHSARTLSPGKIGILRALAAEEHVSATQLSQSIGVSQQAISLSTKELESLGFIERRKDESDRRKLWFHLTEAGHRKLESEVKMGRRALKNAIGNELSEAELKLIHDALPALAKIRKAAR is encoded by the coding sequence ATGCAATTTTCCCCGGAGCACCCAGACCTGCCGCAGCTCCTCTTTGACGCGCTCTCTCCCCTGCTTGGAATCGTGCACTCGGCGCGCACCCTCTCTCCGGGAAAAATCGGCATCCTCCGGGCCCTCGCGGCAGAAGAACATGTCAGCGCAACGCAGCTGAGCCAATCCATTGGGGTCAGCCAGCAGGCCATCTCGCTGTCCACCAAGGAACTGGAATCGCTCGGGTTCATCGAGCGGCGCAAGGATGAATCCGATCGCCGCAAGCTGTGGTTCCACCTGACCGAGGCCGGCCATCGGAAATTGGAATCCGAAGTCAAAATGGGCCGCCGGGCTCTGAAGAATGCCATCGGAAATGAGCTAAGCGAAGCGGAGCTGAAGCTCATCCACGATGCCCTTCCGGCCCTGGCAAAAATCAGGAAGGCCGCTCGCTGA